One part of the Vitis riparia cultivar Riparia Gloire de Montpellier isolate 1030 chromosome 8, EGFV_Vit.rip_1.0, whole genome shotgun sequence genome encodes these proteins:
- the LOC117920938 gene encoding uncharacterized protein LOC117920938 produces MADPETTQLKGRAAGGTEYSWCKAVPGGTGITALAILLSKAPDFSLLQAALHKLQNAYPILRSKLHFDPKTNAFSFFTTQNPYLQLETFDLSSTSGILQTLPNPETDSVSPFHRIFEHQLNLNTWHNPDPSSNTETDLFFASVYTLSNDEWVVTLRLHTAACDRTSAVALLRKLLALMGGGREKELEKETELSLGIEDMIPSGKANKPFWARGVNMLGYSLNSFRLANLNFIDANSPRSSEVVRLHLPADHTALITAACESREIKLCGALAAAALIAAHASNHLPDGRWAKYGVVTLIDCRSILDPVLPSDHIGFYHSAILNTHDVNGSETLWELARRTYGSYANDKNYNKHFSDMADLNFLMCRAIENPGLTPSGSLRTSLVSVFEDCVMDESNQLYQEMGVKDYVGCGSAHGVGPSIALFHTIRDGQLDCACVYPSPLHSREQMLELVDAMKRVLVDGCATGE; encoded by the exons ATGGCCGACCCAGAAACCACCCAACTCAAGGGTCGAGCCGCCGGTGGCACCGAGTATAGTTGGTGCAAAGCCGTGCCTGGCGGCACCGGCATAACCGCTCTAGCTATCCTCCTCTCAAAAGCCCCTGATTTTTCCCTCCTCCAAGCCGCCCTCCACAAGCTCCAAAATGCCTACCCGATCCTCCGCTCCAAGCTTCACTTCGACCCAAAAACCAACgccttctccttcttcacaaCCCAAAATCCTTACCTCCAACTCGAAACTTTCGATCTCTCTTCAACCTCTGGCATCCTCCAAACTCTCCCAAATCCAGAAACCGACTCCGTTTCCCCATTCCACCGCATCTTCGAGCACCAGTTGAACCTCAACACTTGGCACAATCCCGACCCTTCATCCAACACCGAAACCGACCTCTTCTTTGCGAGCGTCTACACTCTAAGCAACGATGAGTGGGTGGTGACGCTCCGTCTTCACACGGCGGCCTGCGACCGCACCTCGGCGGTGGCTTTGCTTAGGAAATTGCTGGCATTAATGGGAGGAGGGAGGGAGAAGGAATTGGAGAAGGAAACGGAGCTGAGCTTGGGAATTGAGGATATGATCCCCAGTGGGAAAGCCAACAAGCCATTCTGGGCGCGTGGAGTGAACATGCTTGGCTACTCTCTCAATTCATTTAGGCTCGCgaatttgaatttcatagaCGCAAACTCGCCGAGATCGTCGGAAGTGGTGAGATTGCATCTCCCTGCGGATCATACTGCTCTCATTACTGCT GCCTGTGAGTCCAGAGAGATTAAGCTGTGTGGGGCCCTGGCAGCCGCTGCATTGATTGCCGCACATGCATCCAACCATCTTCCTGATGGACGGTGGGCCAAATATGGCGTTGTAACTCTCATCGATTGCCGTTCTATTCTTGACCCCGTTCTTCCCAGCGATCACATCG GATTTTACCATTCTGCCATACTGAATACCCACGACGTGAACGGGAGTGAAACACTGTGGGAGCTAGCCAGGAGAACCTACGGGTCCTATGCAAATGATAAGAACTACAACAAGCACTTCTCGGACATGGCTGACCTCAATTTCCTCATGTGTAGAGCCATTGAGAACCCCGGCTTGACTCCATCAGGGTCGCTCAGAACTTCATTAGTCTCGGTGTTCGAGGACTGTGTGATGGACGAGTCCAACCAACTGTATCAGGAGATGGGGGTGAAGGACTACGTGGGATGCGGTTCGGCTCACGGCGTTGGACCCTCCATTGCTTTGTTCCACACCATACGAGATGGGCAGTTGGATTGTGCTTGTGTATACCCCTCCCCGCTGCATTCCAGGGAGCAGATGCTGGAACTGGTTGATGCCATGAAGAGGGTCCTTGTGGATGGTTGTGCCACTGGCGAGTGA
- the LOC117921130 gene encoding auxin-induced protein 15A — protein MLGKKMGSVKKLVKKVKVIGGGDREPSHHECLLRDYEEGSPSGTTPTGSFAVYVGEERQRFVVPTSFLSHPLFKMLLEKAYNEFGFDQRNGLVVPCSVSTFQEVVNAVECCNGKFDFGNLVEEFV, from the coding sequence ATGCTGGGGAAGAAGATGGGGTCCGTGAAGAAACTAGTGAAGAAGGTAAAGGTTATAGGAGGAGGCGATCGGGAGCCGTCGCACCATGAGTGTTTGCTGAGGGACTACGAAGAAGGATCTCCCTCAGGCACCACCCCGACTGGGTCTTTTGCGGTCTACGTGGGCGAAGAGAGGCAGAGATTCGTGGTGCCCACCAGCTTCCTTTCCCACCCTCTCTTCAAAATGCTGCTGGAGAAGGCCTACAACGAGTTCGGATTCGATCAGAGGAATGGGCTGGTGGTCCCCTGCAGTGTGTCAACTTTCCAAGAGGTCGTGAATGCTGTGGAATGCTGCAATGGCAAGTTTGATTTTGGGAATCTGGTCGAGGAGTTTGTTTAG
- the LOC117920963 gene encoding uncharacterized protein LOC117920963 has protein sequence MPQNSVHGSSTGRAVGGTENSWCRAVPGGTGVVTVALLLSKPPEASVLQSALHTLQNRHALLGSKLHYGTTTNTFSFITSPIPPLQVKSFNLSSTCQLLQSLVSSPNTHSVSPFHLILEHELNQNPWCNLKSPSYDDGTDVFFASIYTLPDAKWVVVLRLHTAVCDRTTAVSLLRELIGVVREKEGGGREEKMRNDGEVSLGIEDFIPSGKAKKALWVRGVDMLSYSVNSLQLTNLKFKDVKSPRSSEVVRLQLNQDDTESLLAVCSAKGIKLCGALVAAALIAGHSSKRPADHHKEKYAVVTLTDCRPILDPPLSTHHFGFYHSAILNTLSMKGGEKLWELARRSYMAFANSKNCNKHFSDMADLNFLMRKAIENPGLTSASSLRTSFLTVFEDPVIETNDEIYREIVGLEDYIGCASVHGIGPSIAIFDTIRGGMLDCACVYPSPLHSREQMEELLHNMKRLLVDAAAHNRVPNE, from the exons ATGCCTCAAAACTCTGTTCATGGAAGCTCCACTGGCAGAGCCGTCGGCGGCACCGAGAACAGCTGGTGCCGAGCGGTACCCGGCGGCACTGGCGTAGTTACGGTGGCTCTTCTTCTCTCAAAGCCTCCGGAAGCCTCGGTTCTCCAGAGTGCACTCCACACACTCCAAAATAGGCACGCTCTGCTTGGCTCGAAGCTTCATTACGGCACCACTACAAACACATTCTCCTTCATCACATCTCCGATCCCTCCCCTCCAAGTCAAATCATTCAACCTCTCTTCAACCTGTCAGCTCCTCCAAAGCCTGGTCTCCAGCCCAAACACCCACTCCGTCTCTCCATTCCATCTGATACTCGAACACGAGCTGAACCAAAACCCTTGGTGCAATCTTAAATCTCCCTCTTACGATGACGGGACGGACGTGTTCTTTGCCAGCATCTACACTCTACCCGATGCCAAGTGGGTGGTGGTGCTGCGGCTTCACACGGCAGTATGTGACCGCACCACTGCGGTGTCTCTGTTGAGGGAACTGATCGGAGTGGTACGAGAGAAAGAAGGCGGAGGGAGAGAGGAGAAGATGAGGAATGATGGGGAAGTTAGTTTGGGAATCGAGGATTTCATTCCTAGTGGGAAAGCGAAGAAGGCTCTCTGGGTTCGTGGAGTGGACATGCTGAGTTACTCGGTGAATTCATTGCAActcacaaatttgaaattcaaagacGTGAAGTCTCCTAGATCTTCGGAGGTGGTGAGGCTGCAGTTGAACCAAGATGATACTGAAAGCCTTCTTGCT GTTTGCAGTGCGAAAGGGATTAAACTGTGTGGCGCCCTCGTGGCTGCTGCACTTATTGCTGGTCATTCCTCTAAACGCCCCGCTGATCATCACAAGGAGAAGTATGCAGTTGTGACCCTCACTGACTGTCGTCCCATTCTTGACCCACCTCTTTCCACTCACCATTTTG GATTTTACCATTCCGCCATCCTAAATACACTTTCAATGAAAGGAGGAGAAAAGCTGTGGGAGCTGGCAAGGAGAAGCTATATGGCCTTTGCAAACTCTAAGAACTGCAACAAGCACTTCTCAGACATGGCTGACCTAAACTTCCTCATGCGTAAGGCCATTGAGAACCCAGGCTTGACCTCGGCATCGTCCTTGAGAACCTCTTTCTTGACGGTGTTCGAGGACCCCGTGATTGAAACCAATGATGAAATATATAGAGAGATTGTGGGGCTTGAAGACTACATAGGATGCGCTTCAGTTCATGGTATCGGCCCTTCAATAGCCATATTCGACACCATAAGAGGTGGAATGCTGGACTGCGCATGCGTGTATCCATCGCCCCTGCACTCGAGGGAGCAAATGGAAGAGCTGCTTCATAACATGAAGCGTCTTCTCGTGGACGCTGCTGCCCACAACCGTGTGCCCAATGAGTGA